The bacterium genomic interval CACCCGTTCCCATTCCGAACACGGCCGTTAAGCCCACCAGCGCCGATGGTACTAACTTGTACGCGAGTTGGGAGAGTAGGTCGTTGCCAAGATTAATTTAAGATAAAGAAGCCAGCCTTCGGGCTGGCTTCTTTTGTTCTGGCCACCGAATTTGATTTGCAAAATACCGAATCTTATTGCGCATCAGATCGTCCGAAGAAATTTCTGGCAGTGCATTTTCCTCCGACACATGTAAGAATTCTCTATTGAACTGAAATCGACTATGAACCAGAAAAAACGCAGATCCTTCCTGTTTAAAGCTTTAGTTTTAGTTATATTTCTTGGCCTAGTTGAGTTCTTCTTCAATCCTCTTGGTCTTGGCCCACAACCAGCTTCAATACTTGGACCTGCATTTTTTGATACCACGGTCAAAAACATGAAGGACGTAGAACTTCTTATTGATGGAAAAGCAGCATTTGATGCTGTCTTTGAAAGTCTGGATTCTGCGAAAAAGTCGATCTATGTTCAGACTTACATCTGGAAGGATGATAAGACTGGAAAGACAGTTGTTGAGAAGTTAAAAAAAGCTGCAGACCGTGGAGTAGAAGTTACAGTAAACAAGGACATGCTGGGGACCGTTTTTGAACTAGGAGACATTTTCAACGGTCGACCGAGTCCGGTTTTTACTTCGGCAGGACTCAAAAATTATCCGAATATCAAAGTGAATACCAAGATCTTTGCTCATTATGATCACTCCAAATATTTCATCACAGATCATGAAACGTTGATCTTTGGCGGGATGAATATCGCGGACGAATATCACTTTGAGTGGCATGATTATATGGCATTAATCAGAGGAAAAGATCGTGTGGCTGCCTTTGAAAACCGGGTGCTAAAAGGTAAACCCTGGCCCGCTGGTCTTCCCGCAGTAGTTGCTGTAAACGATGAGCATGCAACAGAAATACGAACTGGATTAAGGGAGATGATTGATCACGCAAGAAAAAATATTGTTGTTCAGCATGCATATTTTTCCGATGACATCATTATTGAAGCGTTGCTTCGCGCTACTGATCGTGGAGTAAAGGTAGATGTGATTTTACCAAAAGCTCCTGATACCCACAGTCTTGCCAACAAAGTCACAATGAATCGTCTGCTGACTTCAAAAAACAAGAACAATATCCGGATTTTTTTATACCCGGTGATGAGTCATGCAAAAGTTTTATTAACAGACCGAGAATTTGTCGCAGTTGGATCCGCGAATCTCACTCCTCGCAGCATGCTTACAAGCAAGGAACTAACATTGTTCGTCCATGGAAATCCGGATGAACCGTTCTTGCAAAAATTGCGGAATCAAATGGATGCCGATCTGGTAAAAAGCTCGCAAGTTCTGGAAAGTTCCAAACTTACTTTAATGGACCGGATTCTGGGGCTGATCGGAAAGTATGTTTGGTAAATCTCAAAAAAAGTGCCGAGAGTTGTGCTGGGCTGAAATCCAATGATCCGTTGCGCGAGCGATCGTCGCCAAGATTAATTTTCTCGCAAGGTTTTTTGCAATGAGGTTTTAGTTATTCCTTCTGTTTAGTTTGCTGGCAGAGAATACCCAAGTGGCGTATTCTTCGCTCATTAATCGCATGTCTAAATGAAGCCTATTGATGACGGAATCCGGATTGTGATCCGTCAAGGCAAGAAGGAGACTACGATTATGAACAGGAATTTATTCATCGTGTTTTTGTTCGCGTTAACATTATTTTTTGGAAGAGAGGTGAATGCACAACATGTGTATACCTATACATACACAGATCCTCACAATGTTTACATATTAGTTTCCAAAGAAAAGGGAAGTACGATAACGCACAAGTGCGTTATTAAATTCGATTTAGAAGTCATTGCGGCTACCTATGTTCATGGTGAAGAATTTCTCAGAATAGGATCGAGTCCCATAACATTAGACAAGTTGTATGTAACTTTCAAAGGACCTAACGGCGCACCGTATATTGGTGTGTTTGAGGTAAATGTAGAGTCTTGCGAGGTATTTTCAAAAGGTACAGCTGAACCGCTAAATCCGCCAATCGATTACAGTAAAATTAAGACGTTCGATAATAAGGCACGTTCGCAATATACAAACCATCAAATTTTCTCAACCCGTGGATCAGGTACTGTTGGAACATCTGCAGCTGATGAGATGGCTGATGTGGCTCTATTCGCACCAGGACTTGCAACCGGAACTGTTGCCAATGATTATTGCCGCTACAGCATCAAAGATGACGGACTCTCCGCGGGCCAAAAAAAGACATTGTTTAATAATCCTCCGGGCACATTTATTCTTGGAGGGACTATTAGCCGCGATGGAAAGATTGCGGTTCAATTCACGGCGACGAGTTCCACATCATGGAAGATTACGACTGTATTAGTTGATAAAGGTAACCCAAAACAATCCACGTCTTGGTCTGTGCCTCCTTATAGCAGTTACAGTCTTGACATCAGTGGTCCTGTCACTTTAGGAACGGGGGCTGGTGGCATATCTCAAACCGTGAGATATTTGGTTTTCCGTGCTTTTCGGAATGTGGGTACAGCGAATCAACAGAGTCAGCTCCAAGTTCAAACAATCGATGCTACAACCGGAAAGCCAATCGGCGCGCCGATGGAGCTTACACCATTTGCAAAAGCAGCCAATGGAAATTTTAGAATCGGCTCAGTCCATTGCGATCGCTCCGGATGCAAGCCATGTGATCTTTTCCTCATTCAGCAGTGCTTGTCAACGATATATTGTCAAAGGTTTCGCATTAAGTTCCACTGGAACAAGAGTTGGAGTAATCAAGACACTTGCTTCCTGTTCAAAGCTATCAGAAACAGGAGCCCGTGGGTTTGATATCGCAGAAATTTCTGAATCCGTTTCCGGGAATTAGAGGTTTTAATCCGGAGCTTGCTTTGTTTCACCGTTGGTTCGAGGTCTTTATTGGATGGCAACCCTAGGAGAAGTCAGACCCCCTGCGGACGATGTAATGGTGATTTCAGAAGGTGCAGGATTCACACCGGATCTCTGGAAAATGTAAATACGTTTTACAGCGTCGTACTTCATCTTTCCAAATCGTTGAATACTCAGGATTGCATGGGGTGCTGATGTGCTTCGTATTTCCACTAAGAGTTTCTTGCTTTCCCGTTTATAGACTACAGTCTTGACGCTCAGGATGTCAGCTCCCGCCGCAATACGAACCGAACTCTCAATATTAATCCGTCCTGTTCCCAACTGATTTTTGTATTTGGTGTTGATGCCGTAAATGTAGTCGGTACCAGCTTTAAGCGGTCTGAGAATTTGATTCAGTTCCAGATCTTTGCCAGGATTTCGAGCTGACAGCTTGGACATGATCAGAGCGGTTTCCGCACTAACAAAAGGAGCTGACATAGAAGTGCCATCCCATTTCGCAAATTGAGAATTCATGAACGTACTATAGATTCCAACTCCAGGTGCCGATAGATTGATTCAGTTGCCAAAATTAGAAAAACTTGCCTTCTTATCGTTTTGGTCTGTTGCCGAAACAGCAATGACATCAAGATTCCCGATGTCGCCGGCAGCGGGATAATGCTTTGTGGAAGAATTACGATTGCCTGCGGAGGCAATGACAGGAATCCCGTTATTGAGTACTCCCCGAAGCGCCGCAAGTAATGTAAAAGATTGTTCTGCAAGTCCTAAGCTGAGATTGACAACGATAGGAATGTTGGGACCATCCCCTTTACCAGAATTATCATCTGCAAACTCTTGTACAAAGTTCAGAGCTTTAACAACTTGATCAACCGTTCCAACTCCTTCACTGTTTAAAACGCGAAGCGGCATGATCTTAGCCTCTGGAGCAAGTAGCGCAATAATTCCGGCAACGTGAGTGCCGTGTCCTGCGCCTTCGTCAATTTGCGAATCATTATCATCATCGAGACCATTTCTTTCATCCATTGGATCTTCATCATCATCCACGAAATCGTAGCCAACAACTTCGTTATCATCCTTCAGGATATGATCTGCAAGATGCGGGTGAAGATCTCAAGAAGTTCAATGTTCCGACTCTTATTCTGCATGGGGAGGATGATCAGATCGTGCCGATCGGCACCTCTGCGCTTCTATCATCGAAGATCGTCAAAGGCTCAACTCTGAAAGTCTATCCGGGTCTGCCTCACGGAATGTGCACGACGCATAAGAACGTGATCAACGAAGATTTGCTTACCTTCATCAAAGCGTGAGAATCGCAATTCTCAATACTCGATTCTCAAAAAGCTTTTGTGAAACATAAAAAGCCAGTCCGAAGGGCGGGCTTTTTTTATGTACGCGAATTTCGCCTCTACTGTTTCGTGGTTGCCGACGCAATGTTAGAAGGCGCGGAACTTCCGCGTCCATTTTGCGCAACAACACGAAATGAATATGCCGTTCCAGGAGTTAACGATTTCAC includes:
- a CDS encoding phosphatidylserine/phosphatidylglycerophosphate/cardiolipin synthase family protein; the protein is MKDVELLIDGKAAFDAVFESLDSAKKSIYVQTYIWKDDKTGKTVVEKLKKAADRGVEVTVNKDMLGTVFELGDIFNGRPSPVFTSAGLKNYPNIKVNTKIFAHYDHSKYFITDHETLIFGGMNIADEYHFEWHDYMALIRGKDRVAAFENRVLKGKPWPAGLPAVVAVNDEHATEIRTGLREMIDHARKNIVVQHAYFSDDIIIEALLRATDRGVKVDVILPKAPDTHSLANKVTMNRLLTSKNKNNIRIFLYPVMSHAKVLLTDREFVAVGSANLTPRSMLTSKELTLFVHGNPDEPFLQKLRNQMDADLVKSSQVLESSKLTLMDRILGLIGKYVW